A stretch of the Vigna radiata var. radiata cultivar VC1973A chromosome 7, Vradiata_ver6, whole genome shotgun sequence genome encodes the following:
- the LOC106769133 gene encoding (S)-ureidoglycine aminohydrolase has protein sequence MRSIFAILFILGLFKNAFSEEGYCSAPSGLSTEAKAKPLYWKVDNPTLSPVHLKDLPGFTRSVYKTTHALISPESHVYGPLPDWSDTTGAYLISPEMGSHFLMYLAKLKDNSRSGLPLPGVERFIFVLQGTVTVSNATGVSQLLKVDSYAYFPPNFEHSIESDALGTIVVFERRYSPLANHIPEPLVGSTDKQPLLETPGEIFELRKLIPTSLAYDFNIHIMDFQPGEFLNVKEVHYNQHGLLLLEGQGIYRLGDSWYPVQAGDVIWMAPFIPQWYAALGKTRTRYLIYKDANRSPL, from the exons ATGAGGAGCATCTTTGCAATTCTCTTTATTTTGG GCTTGTTTAAGAATGCATTTTCTGAAGAAGGGTATTGCTCTGCTCCTTCTGGACTCAGTACGGAAGCGAAAGCAAAGCCTCTTTATTGGAAAGTCGACAATCCCACTCTCTCTCCTGTTCACCTTAAAG ATTTACCTGGATTCACACGCAGTGTTTACAAGACTACTCATGCTTTGATATCACCAGAAAGTCATGTATATGGCCCATTGCCTGATTG GAGCGACACAACTGGGGCATATTTAATTTCACCAGAAATGGGTTCACACTTTTTAATGTACCTAGCTAAGTTGAAAG ATAATTCAAGATCAGGACTACCCCTGCCTGGTGTGGAGAG ATTTATCTTTGTGCTCCAAGGAACCGTCACCGTCAGTAATGCCACTGGTGTTAGCCAACTGCTTAAG GTGGATTCATATGCTTATTTTCCTCCAAATTTTGAACATTCAATTGAATCTGATGCACTTGGTACTATTGTGGTATTTGAACGAAG ATATTCTCCACTGGCAAATCATATCCCAGAGCCATTGGTTGGTTCAACTGATAAGCAGCCACTCCTTGAAACTCCTGGCGAG ATTTTTGAGCTACGGAAGCTTATTCCAACATCTTTGGCATATGACTTCAATATCCAT ATAATGGATTTTCAACCTGGAGAATTTCTTAATGTGAAG GAGGTTCATTATAACCAGCACGGCTTGCTGCTATTGGAAGGGCAAGGCATTTATCGTTTGGGTGATAGCTG GTACCCAGTTCAGGCGGGTGATGTCATTTGGATGGCACCATTCATCCCACAGTG GTATGCTGCCCTAGGGAAAACAAGAACACGGTATCTTATATACAAAGATGCCAACAGAAGCCCGTTGTAA